From the genome of Deinococcus sp. JMULE3, one region includes:
- the gnd gene encoding decarboxylating NADP(+)-dependent phosphogluconate dehydrogenase gives MTSDLQGTADIGVIGLAVMGENLILNMESRGFTVAAFNRTVSKVTAFTQGRAKGKRILGADSLEGFVALLKPPRRVMLMVKAGAAVDEFIGHLTPLLSGGDIIIDGGNSHPADSTRRTRELAEKGLLFIGTGVSGGEEGALTGPSIMPGGNPQAWEAVKPIFQGIAARVADGTPCCDWVGPDGAGHFVKMVHNGIEYADMQMIAESYQLLRAAGLTAPEAGEVFARWNEGELDSYLIEITADILRKTDDETGQPLVDVILDAAGQKGTGKWTSVAALDAGSPAATITEAVYARAMSALKAERVAASAVLSGPTFAAPADRDAFVEGVRQALYASKIAAYAQGFQLLHLSAQDAGWTLDYGRIAQMWRGGCIIRAAFLDRIKDAYDAQPDLANLLVAPYFRDAVQGAQGAWRDTLAAAVRGGVPVPAFSSALAYFDGYRSAVLPANLIQAQRDYFGAHTYERTDRARGEFFHTNWTGRGGDTASTTYNA, from the coding sequence ATGACTTCTGACCTGCAGGGAACGGCGGACATCGGCGTGATCGGACTGGCCGTGATGGGCGAGAACCTCATCCTGAACATGGAAAGCCGGGGCTTCACGGTCGCGGCGTTCAACCGCACGGTCAGCAAGGTGACGGCCTTCACGCAGGGCCGCGCGAAAGGCAAACGCATCCTGGGCGCCGACAGCCTGGAGGGCTTCGTGGCGCTCCTGAAGCCGCCGCGCCGCGTGATGCTGATGGTCAAGGCGGGCGCCGCCGTGGACGAGTTCATCGGACACCTGACGCCCCTGCTGTCGGGGGGCGACATCATCATCGACGGCGGGAACAGCCACCCGGCGGACTCCACGCGCCGCACCCGCGAACTGGCGGAGAAAGGCCTGCTGTTCATCGGCACCGGCGTCTCCGGCGGGGAGGAGGGCGCGCTGACCGGCCCGAGCATCATGCCCGGCGGCAATCCGCAGGCGTGGGAGGCCGTGAAGCCCATCTTCCAGGGCATCGCGGCGCGCGTGGCGGACGGCACGCCCTGCTGCGACTGGGTCGGGCCGGACGGGGCGGGGCACTTCGTGAAGATGGTGCACAACGGCATCGAGTACGCCGACATGCAGATGATCGCCGAGAGCTACCAGCTGCTGCGCGCCGCTGGCCTGACCGCCCCCGAGGCCGGGGAGGTCTTCGCCCGCTGGAACGAGGGTGAACTGGACAGTTACCTGATCGAGATCACGGCCGACATCCTGCGCAAGACCGACGACGAGACCGGGCAGCCGCTGGTGGACGTGATCCTGGACGCCGCCGGGCAGAAGGGCACCGGGAAGTGGACGTCGGTCGCGGCGTTGGACGCCGGGAGTCCCGCCGCGACGATCACCGAGGCGGTGTACGCCCGCGCCATGAGTGCCCTGAAGGCCGAGCGCGTGGCGGCCAGCGCGGTCCTGAGCGGCCCGACCTTCGCCGCGCCCGCCGACCGTGACGCGTTCGTGGAGGGCGTGCGGCAGGCGCTGTACGCCAGCAAGATCGCCGCGTACGCGCAGGGCTTCCAGCTGCTGCACCTGAGCGCGCAGGACGCCGGGTGGACGCTGGACTACGGGCGGATCGCGCAGATGTGGCGCGGCGGGTGCATCATCCGCGCGGCTTTCCTGGACCGCATCAAGGACGCGTACGACGCGCAGCCGGACCTCGCGAACCTGCTCGTCGCGCCGTACTTCCGGGACGCGGTGCAGGGCGCGCAGGGCGCGTGGCGCGACACCCTGGCAGCCGCCGTGCGCGGGGGCGTGCCCGTTCCGGCGTTCAGCAGCGCCCTGGCGTACTTCGACGGGTACCGCTCGGCAGTGCTGCCCGCGAACCTCATCCAGGCGCAGCGCGACTACTTCGGCGCGCACACCTACGAGCGCACGGACCGCGCGCGCGGCGAGTTCTTCCACACGAACTGGACCGGGCGCGGCGGGGACACGGCCAGCACGACGTACAACGCCTGA
- a CDS encoding glycoside hydrolase family 10 protein: protein MPRPPLRALLLPLLLGVSASTAQTATPAPATPTGSAATPPGTAQPAAAQPAATQPAAGQPGPNLPGASLRGLWIDAFGPGLKTPAQVRQTVQDAARLGVNTLFVQAIRRADCLCRKASVPAISDADLTPGFDPLDAITAQAHARGMRVIAWISVTGIANTTVPNTSPDHLMRAHGPDSGRASWLARRPDGSWLEGKDAWLDAAIPDAAEYVTQAAVSLVRHYPVDGIQLDRIRYPDGGAWGYDPKTLARYRAETGKSGTPAPTDAAWQAWKREQITNLVRRITLEVKAVRPDAWVSAATITYSDAPADPAAFRQTRTYTDVLQDWPTWMQTGLIDLNVLMNYKRDAAPPQGAWFDRWNAFAQQVQTRPDGQRVALASGTAMYLNAPQVTAAQAARSVRAGLGWVGYSYRTPTADVYGQRQTTPAGLGAVQAALTAPGAALHAPRPWTEAPPTTRGLLGRITGAGTPGGQTVQVLRGGQPIAQTQTDALGYYGFATLTPGPVEIRVSGQRWLDRVPERGVVRLPDLLVRAVQLIPSLPPARP from the coding sequence ATGCCCCGCCCCCCGCTGCGCGCCCTGCTCCTGCCCCTCCTGCTGGGCGTTTCCGCTTCCACCGCCCAGACGGCGACTCCGGCCCCCGCCACGCCCACGGGCAGCGCGGCGACTCCGCCCGGAACGGCGCAACCCGCAGCAGCTCAGCCGGCGGCAACTCAGCCCGCAGCGGGCCAGCCCGGCCCGAATCTGCCCGGCGCGAGCCTGCGCGGCCTGTGGATCGACGCGTTCGGCCCCGGCCTGAAAACCCCCGCGCAGGTCAGGCAGACCGTGCAGGACGCCGCGCGCCTGGGCGTGAACACCCTGTTCGTGCAGGCCATCCGCCGCGCCGACTGCCTGTGCCGCAAGGCCAGCGTGCCCGCCATCAGCGACGCCGACCTGACCCCCGGCTTCGACCCGCTGGACGCCATCACCGCGCAGGCGCACGCGCGCGGCATGCGGGTCATCGCGTGGATCAGCGTGACCGGCATCGCCAACACCACCGTTCCCAACACCAGCCCCGACCACCTGATGCGCGCCCACGGCCCCGACTCGGGCCGCGCGTCGTGGCTGGCGCGCCGCCCCGACGGCAGCTGGCTCGAAGGCAAGGACGCGTGGCTGGACGCCGCCATTCCCGACGCCGCCGAGTACGTCACCCAGGCCGCCGTGAGCCTCGTGCGGCACTACCCCGTGGACGGCATCCAGCTTGACCGCATCCGCTACCCGGACGGCGGCGCGTGGGGTTACGACCCCAAGACGCTCGCCCGCTACCGCGCCGAGACCGGGAAAAGCGGCACGCCCGCCCCCACCGACGCCGCGTGGCAGGCGTGGAAACGCGAGCAGATCACCAACCTCGTGCGGCGCATCACCCTGGAGGTCAAGGCTGTGCGCCCCGACGCCTGGGTCAGCGCCGCCACCATCACGTACAGCGACGCGCCCGCCGACCCCGCCGCGTTCCGCCAGACCCGCACGTACACCGACGTCCTGCAGGACTGGCCCACCTGGATGCAGACCGGCCTGATCGACCTGAACGTCCTGATGAACTATAAACGCGACGCCGCCCCACCCCAGGGCGCGTGGTTCGACCGCTGGAACGCGTTCGCGCAGCAGGTGCAGACCCGCCCCGACGGGCAGCGCGTCGCCCTCGCGTCAGGCACCGCCATGTACCTCAACGCCCCGCAGGTCACCGCCGCGCAGGCTGCCCGCAGCGTCAGGGCGGGCCTCGGCTGGGTCGGGTACTCGTACCGCACGCCCACCGCCGACGTGTACGGTCAGCGGCAGACCACCCCCGCCGGACTGGGCGCCGTGCAGGCCGCCCTGACCGCCCCCGGCGCCGCCCTGCACGCCCCCCGCCCCTGGACCGAGGCGCCCCCCACCACGCGCGGCCTGCTGGGCCGCATCACGGGCGCAGGCACGCCCGGTGGGCAGACCGTGCAGGTCCTGCGGGGCGGCCAGCCCATCGCGCAGACGCAGACCGACGCACTCGGCTACTACGGCTTCGCCACCCTGACCCCCGGCCCGGTCGAGATCCGCGTCAGCGGACAGCGCTGGCTCGACCGCGTGCCCGAACGCGGCGTGGTGCGCCTCCCGGACCTGCTCGTGCGGGCCGTTCAGCTCATCCCCAGCCTGCCCCCCGCCAGACCCTGA
- a CDS encoding flavin reductase family protein, with amino-acid sequence MTDTGLSPQEFRQTLGRFASGVTIITAKGDERRGMTASAFVSVSLQPPLILVSVDTRAHMHALLLQDDVTHFGVNVLSATQRHLSDHFAGRPGPEDQVPWFEHEGLPLIGGSVAQLVCRKDRVIEAGDHTLFLGFVEYSRYTDDDPLVYFRGQYHELG; translated from the coding sequence ATGACCGACACCGGCCTCTCCCCGCAGGAATTCCGTCAGACGCTGGGCCGCTTCGCGAGCGGCGTGACCATCATCACCGCCAAGGGGGACGAGCGGCGCGGCATGACCGCCAGCGCCTTCGTGTCCGTCAGCCTCCAGCCGCCCCTGATCCTCGTCAGCGTGGACACGCGCGCCCACATGCACGCCCTGCTGCTCCAGGACGACGTGACGCACTTCGGCGTGAACGTCCTGTCCGCCACGCAGCGCCACCTCAGCGACCACTTCGCCGGACGCCCCGGCCCCGAGGATCAGGTGCCGTGGTTCGAGCACGAGGGCCTGCCGCTGATCGGCGGCAGCGTCGCGCAGCTCGTGTGCCGCAAGGACCGCGTCATCGAGGCCGGGGACCACACGCTGTTCCTGGGCTTCGTCGAGTACAGCCGCTACACCGACGACGACCCGCTCGTGTACTTCCGCGGCCAGTACCACGAACTGGGGTAA
- a CDS encoding metallophosphoesterase, producing MIRLAILADLHANLAATLAVHADIQRRGLTDIWVLGDLVGKGPRPREVLDWTQAHATRVIQGNWDARVAGATHRPQDLWPRSKLSPEGLAYLGALPYGIEEQFSGAWWRFVHASSRGLFHRLYPHSSLHDQLEAFAPNPQFGLTAHADALVYADMHEALMLDVEGRPLINCGSVGNPLDSTLPCYLVLEFDPHGPSHSATYVRLTYDRDEEISAAEASGMPFTREYVAELLTGAYQKRRARTGE from the coding sequence ATGATTCGCCTCGCCATTCTCGCGGACCTGCACGCCAACCTGGCGGCTACCCTCGCGGTCCACGCAGACATTCAGCGGCGCGGCCTGACGGACATCTGGGTGCTGGGCGACCTGGTCGGCAAGGGACCACGCCCGCGCGAAGTGCTGGACTGGACGCAGGCGCACGCCACGCGCGTCATCCAGGGTAACTGGGACGCCCGCGTCGCCGGAGCCACGCACCGCCCACAGGACCTCTGGCCGCGCAGCAAACTCAGCCCCGAAGGGCTCGCGTACCTCGGCGCCCTCCCGTACGGCATCGAGGAACAGTTCAGCGGCGCCTGGTGGCGCTTCGTGCACGCCAGCAGCCGCGGCCTGTTTCACCGCCTGTACCCGCACAGCAGCCTGCACGATCAACTCGAAGCGTTCGCGCCGAACCCGCAGTTCGGCCTGACCGCCCACGCGGACGCCCTCGTGTACGCCGACATGCACGAGGCGCTGATGCTGGACGTCGAGGGCCGCCCCCTGATCAACTGCGGCAGCGTCGGCAACCCGCTGGACTCCACCCTGCCGTGCTACCTGGTGCTGGAATTCGACCCGCACGGCCCGTCCCACAGCGCCACGTACGTCCGCCTGACGTACGACCGCGACGAGGAGATCAGCGCCGCCGAGGCCAGCGGCATGCCGTTCACCCGCGAGTACGTCGCGGAACTCCTGACCGGCGCCTACCAGAAACGCCGCGCCCGCACCGGCGAGTAA
- a CDS encoding D-alanyl-D-alanine carboxypeptidase/D-alanyl-D-alanine-endopeptidase: MRCAFLIAVLLGLTGAAQVAAPAAGAPVTLHLSREPGLGEGVAAALRGVPEGVEVALLVQDLRTREVLEAQSPDRALIPASTTKVVTAASVLDERGGAGGWWSAELTVPAVQVGRASVKAVTLRGSGDPTLSVASGGYSLRALARQAYARGLREVGEVRVDDRGFDAAAWTLPLGSPMTALRLAEWRDDPPASAQAARERLGGALIAQLRAAGVRVTREGVGRAAPWQAWVPPARTDGQGRALPPDPVTPASARPEQGIASVRSASPFRVLAATLRPSDNLRAEELLGTLAHGSGGTLHGALARERAYLRRIGTDLSGVELHDGSGLSRENRLSPRVLVDVLRAQFDLPAPLPGRAGLPEALYSARGNAFAEALPQAGTGEDVPEHDGRGGTMALRLRGAGLDVRAKTGTLPGVSALAGYVTGRSGHVLAFAVIMNGPDSAPILTLRAVQDDVVRAVAAAH; the protein is encoded by the coding sequence ATGCGCTGCGCCTTCCTGATTGCCGTCCTGCTGGGTCTGACGGGGGCGGCGCAGGTGGCCGCGCCCGCTGCGGGCGCGCCGGTGACGCTGCACCTGTCGCGCGAGCCGGGTCTGGGTGAGGGGGTGGCGGCGGCGCTGCGGGGCGTGCCGGAGGGTGTGGAGGTGGCGCTGCTGGTGCAGGACCTGCGCACGCGCGAGGTGCTGGAGGCGCAGTCGCCCGACCGGGCGCTGATCCCGGCGAGCACCACGAAGGTCGTGACGGCTGCCAGCGTGCTGGACGAGCGGGGCGGGGCCGGGGGCTGGTGGAGTGCCGAGTTGACGGTTCCGGCGGTGCAGGTGGGCCGGGCGTCGGTGAAGGCGGTGACGTTGCGCGGCAGTGGTGACCCGACCCTGAGCGTGGCGTCGGGCGGGTACAGCCTGCGGGCGCTGGCGCGGCAGGCGTACGCGCGGGGGCTGCGCGAGGTGGGCGAGGTGCGCGTGGACGACCGGGGCTTCGACGCGGCCGCCTGGACGCTGCCGCTGGGGTCGCCCATGACGGCGCTGCGGCTCGCCGAGTGGCGGGACGACCCGCCCGCGTCAGCGCAGGCGGCGCGGGAGAGGCTGGGCGGGGCGCTGATCGCGCAGTTGCGTGCGGCGGGCGTGCGCGTCACGCGCGAGGGCGTGGGCCGCGCGGCGCCGTGGCAGGCGTGGGTGCCGCCTGCCCGGACGGACGGGCAGGGCCGCGCGCTGCCGCCGGACCCGGTCACGCCCGCCTCTGCCCGCCCGGAGCAGGGGATCGCCAGTGTCCGCAGTGCGTCGCCGTTCCGGGTGCTGGCGGCCACGTTGCGGCCCAGTGACAACCTGCGCGCCGAGGAACTGCTGGGGACGCTGGCGCACGGCTCGGGCGGCACGCTGCACGGGGCGCTGGCGCGTGAACGGGCGTACCTGCGGCGCATTGGGACGGACCTCAGTGGCGTGGAACTGCATGACGGCAGTGGCCTGAGCCGCGAGAACCGCCTGAGCCCTCGCGTGCTGGTGGACGTGCTGCGCGCCCAGTTCGACCTGCCCGCGCCGCTGCCCGGGAGGGCGGGGTTGCCGGAGGCGCTGTACAGCGCGCGTGGGAACGCCTTCGCGGAGGCCCTCCCGCAGGCCGGGACGGGCGAGGACGTCCCCGAGCACGACGGGCGCGGCGGGACGATGGCGCTGCGGCTGCGCGGCGCGGGGCTGGATGTGCGCGCCAAGACCGGCACGCTGCCCGGCGTGAGTGCCCTGGCCGGGTACGTCACGGGCCGCAGCGGGCACGTCCTGGCGTTCGCGGTGATCATGAACGGCCCCGACTCAGCCCCGATCCTGACCCTGCGGGCCGTGCAGGACGACGTGGTGCGCGCGGTCGCGGCCGCCCACTGA
- the rdgB gene encoding RdgB/HAM1 family non-canonical purine NTP pyrophosphatase — MNVVVATSNAGKIREIEEALQGTGWTLSPLGSVPLPEETGATYEENAALKACAAALITGRPALADDSGIEVEALQGEPGVYSARYGNRDSDVERNVYLLEKLRGEKNRRAKFVSVVILAYPDGHLETYRGELHGTLLEGPRGANGFGYDPLFVPDGDTRTLAELTVAEKRAISHRGRALAALRDAHRSGLPERDITPIV; from the coding sequence ATGAACGTGGTGGTGGCGACCAGCAACGCCGGGAAGATCCGGGAGATCGAGGAAGCCCTGCAGGGCACCGGCTGGACCCTCAGCCCGCTGGGCAGCGTTCCCCTGCCGGAGGAGACCGGCGCGACCTACGAGGAGAACGCCGCGCTGAAAGCCTGCGCCGCCGCGCTGATCACCGGGCGGCCCGCGCTGGCCGACGACAGCGGCATCGAGGTCGAGGCCCTGCAGGGCGAGCCCGGCGTGTACTCCGCCCGCTACGGCAACCGCGACAGCGACGTGGAACGCAACGTGTACCTGCTGGAGAAACTGCGCGGTGAGAAGAACCGCCGCGCGAAGTTCGTGTCCGTCGTGATCCTGGCATACCCGGACGGGCACCTGGAGACGTACCGCGGTGAACTGCACGGCACGCTGCTCGAAGGTCCGCGCGGCGCGAACGGCTTCGGGTACGACCCGCTGTTCGTCCCGGACGGCGACACCCGCACCCTGGCCGAACTGACCGTCGCCGAGAAGCGCGCCATCAGCCACCGTGGGCGGGCGCTGGCGGCCCTGCGTGACGCGCACCGCAGCGGCCTGCCCGAGCGGGACATCACCCCGATCGTCTGA